A window of Acidimicrobiales bacterium genomic DNA:
GTCGGTCGCCACCGCCACCGTCACCGGCCCCCGCCGGGCGACGGCGGGCAGGGTGAACGAGCACCGGCCCGGGTCGTCGGCGCTGTTGGCCCACACGCCGGCGGCCTCGGCGTCGTCGAACACGGCCTGGTCCACCTCGGGGTCGCCGGTGGCGGTGACGACCAGCCGGTAGCCGGCGGCCTCGCCCCGCCGGTAGGCCCGGCGCTCGACGGCCACGCCCAGCGCCTCGACGGCGGGCACGACGGCCGGCGCCACGACGGTCACGACCGCCCCGCAGGCCACCAGCCCGGCCGCCTTGCGGGCCGCGACCGGCCCGCCCCCGACGACCAGGCACGGCCGCCCGTCGACCACGAGGCCGACCGGGTAGAGCGCCGGCGTCACCGACGGCCCCGCGCCGCCGATGCCACGGCCCCGCTCACGGGAAGTGCAGCCCGCACTCGACCTTGCCGGTCCCGGCCCAGCGGCCCGACCGGGGGTCGCCGTCGACCGGCCGGCGGGTGCACGGCCAGCACCCCACCGACGGGTAGCCCTGCCCGACCAGCGGGTTGACCGGCACGTCCCGGCGCAGCACGTAGCCCTGCACGTCGGCGTCGGACCAGGCGGCCAGCGGCGCCAGCTTCACGAGGCCCCGCCGGTCCCTGGCCACGTAGGGGGTCGCCGCCCTGGTCGCCCCGTCGGCCCGGCGCAGGCCGGTGGCCCACGCCTCCCGGCCGGCCAGCACCCGCTCGAGCGGGGCCACCTTCCGGCGGGCGCAGCAGGCGTCCGGGTCGGTGCGCCACAGGTCGTCGGCCGGCAGGCCGCTGCCGACGATCCGCAGCGCCGGCCGGTAGCGGCGGAGCACGTGGTGGACCGTCTCCCACGTCTCGTCGAAGTGGTAGTCGGTGTCGACGAACACGACCTCGACCGACGGGTCGACCCTGGTGGCGAGGTCGACCATCACGGCGTCGGTCATCGACGACGTGACGCACAGGGCGTCGCCGAACGCCTCGACCCCCCACGAAAGGACGGCCAGCGCCACCTCCTCGGGGCCCGCCCCGGAGGCGGCCAGGTCCTCGAAGGCCGACGACCGGGCGGCCAGGTCGGCGTCGGACAGCCGCACGCCCGCGGTCACGCCGGCACCGATTCGCGCTCGGCCGACGCCAGCGGCTCGCCCAGCGCGGCGCGGTGGCAGAAGTCGCCGATCCCCTCGCCGGGCTGGCGCTCGTCCCGCCAGCGCTCGACGACCGGGCGCAGCGCCGGTCCGAGGTCGGCGAGGGGGACGCCGGTGGCGAGGCGGCGGGCCAGGCGCTCGCCGCCGGTCGACCCGCCGACCCACACGTCGTACCTCGTCTTCGTCCGGCCGACGACGCCGATCTCGGCCGTGTAGGGGCGGGCGCAGCCGTTGGGGCAGCCGGTCACGTGGACCCGCACCGCCTGCCCGGCCTCGCCCGCCGCGGCCAGCTCGGCCTC
This region includes:
- a CDS encoding phosphoadenylyl-sulfate reductase, with amino-acid sequence MTAGVRLSDADLAARSSAFEDLAASGAGPEEVALAVLSWGVEAFGDALCVTSSMTDAVMVDLATRVDPSVEVVFVDTDYHFDETWETVHHVLRRYRPALRIVGSGLPADDLWRTDPDACCARRKVAPLERVLAGREAWATGLRRADGATRAATPYVARDRRGLVKLAPLAAWSDADVQGYVLRRDVPVNPLVGQGYPSVGCWPCTRRPVDGDPRSGRWAGTGKVECGLHFP